DNA sequence from the Vanrija pseudolonga chromosome 7, complete sequence genome:
GGCGTCTTGGTATCGCTCGGTTCGCTCACCAGCGTTACAGATTCTCCTTACCATTGTCGCTATCATTTCGCTTGCGCTTGGACTGTACCAAGACTTCAAGCCCGGTCCCCATGAGGTCTTCCACGACGAGGGTTGCCCGCCCGAAGGATGTCAGATGCCCAAGGTCGACTGGGTCGAGGGTGTCGCCATCTGTGTCGCCATCAtcattgtcgtcctcgtcggctcggTTAACGACTGGCAAAAGGAGCGCCAGTTCAAGAAGCTCAATGCCAAGCGCGATGACCGTACCGTCAAGGTCCtccgcggcggcaacgaAATGGTCATCAACGTTCaggaactcgtcgtcggcgacattGCCCTTGTCGAGCCCGGAGAAGTCATCCCCGTCGACGGTGTGTTTGTCAGGGGTCACGGCGTCCGGTGCGACGAATCGGCTGCCACTGGCGAATCCGATACGATCAAAAAGTCGACCTATGAAGAGTGCCTCGCTGAGCGTGCCAAGCTCGGTGAGGGCAAGACCCTCAAGACCGACTGTTTCATGCTTTCGGGATCAAAGGTCCTCGACGGTGTTGGCGAGTATGTCGtgatcgccgtcggcaccacATCCTTCAACGGTCGTATCATGATGGCCATGCGCACCGACACGGAATCTACGCCTCTGcagctcaagctcaaccACCTCGCGGGCCTGATTGCCTGGTTCGGCGGTATCTCGGGTATCTTTCTGTTTGTGGCGCTCATGATTCGCTTCTTCGTCCAGCTCAAGGGCATGAAGAGTCCCAGCGATGACAACTTGCCCGCAACGCCAAACGACAAGGCCAACGTGTTCATCAACATTCTCGTCATTTCATTCAccctcgtggtcgtcgcAGTGCCCGAAGGTCTTCCCCTTGCTGTCACCCTCGCATTGGCCTTTGCTACGAAACGCATGACGGCGCAAAACCTTCTGGTCCGAGTCCTTGGCGCATGCGAGACCATGGGCCACGCCACGGTCGTGTGCACGGACAAGACGGGTACCCTTACGCAAAACGTCATGAGCATTGTCGCTGGTTCGCTCGGCGTCCACGGCAAGTTTGTTCGCAACATGGACGAGAACATTGAGCGCTCGATTGCCGACACCGAGGACCACGACCAGGCCGACTTTTCGTTTGACATGAACGAGATGAACGAGGTCGCTTCGCCGGAACTCAAGACGCTCTTCAACGAGGCCATCTGTGTCAACTCGACGGCTTTCGAGGACGTCATTGACGGCGAGGATCAGTTTGTTGGCTCCAAGACCGAGACCGCTCTTCTCCGCTTCGCCAAGGAGCTGGGCTGGGAGAACTACAAAAAGGTCCGCGACTCTGCCGAGATTGTCCAGATGATTCCCTTCTCGTCCGAGCTCAAGGCAATGGGCGTTGTTGTCAAGACTACGGCCGGCAAGTACCGCCTGTACATCAAGGGCGCTTCCGAGGTTCTTGCCAAGAACTGCACCCGCTACGTTGTCGTTTCTCCCACCACTGTCCCTGGCATCGAGACTGCCGCGTTCAACGACGCTACAAAGAACAACATTGCCAAGACCATCATCTTCTACGCCGACCAGACCCTCCGTACCCTCGCCATTGGCTACCGCGAGTTCGAGTCGTGGCCCCCCAAGGGCACGCCCGAGGGCACTGGCCCCGACCAGGTTCCCTTCACCCTCCTGTCCCGCGACTTGACGCTTATCGCCGTTGTCGGTATCGAGGACCCTCTGCGCCCCGGTGTCACCCAGGCCGTTGCCGAGTGCCAGCACGCTGGTGTCGGTGTCAAGATGGTTACTGGTGACAACGTCCTTACTGCCCGTTCAATTGCCCGCCAGTGTGGCATCTTCACTcccggcggcatcgtcatGGAAGGCCCTGTCTACAGAAAGCTCTCGgacgccgaccgcctcgagaTCTCGCCCCGTCTTCAGATCCTTGCCCGTTCGTCGCCCGAGGACAAGAAGCTTCTCGTCAAGACCCTCAAGTCTATGGGCGAGATTGTCGGTGTCACTGGTGACGGTACCAACGACGGTCCCGCACTCAAGCTCGCCAATGTTGGTTTCGCCATGGGTATCGCCGGTACTGAGGTTGCCAAGGAGGCTTCCGACATCATCCTCATGGACGACTCGTTTGCAaacattgtcgtcgccgtcatgTGGGGACGCTGTGTCAACGACTCGGTCAAGAAGTTCCTCCAGTTCCAGCTTTCGGTCAACGTCACTGCGGTTCTCATCACCTTTATTTCCGCCGTCTCTTCGGAGAAGGAGAGCTCGGTGCTTACGGCTGTCCAACTGCTGTGGGTCAACCTCATCATGGACACGTTTGCtgctcttgctcttgccACCGACCCCGCCACCCGCAAGTCGCTTGACCGTCCTCCTGAGCGCAAGAACGCCCCGCTTATCAACGTCGACATGATCAAGATGATCATTATCCAGGCCATTTACCAGGTTATTCTCTGTCTTGTCCTCCACTTCCGTGGCCACGACATCCTTAACCTCACCCACACGCCCCGCAACGACGCCCGCCTTCGCGCCCTCGTCTTCAACTGCTTCGTCTTCTGTCAGATTTTCAACATGATCAACTGTCGTCGCCTCGACCGCAAGTTTAACATTTTCGAAGGCATGTTCAAGAACATTTGGTTCATGACCATCCTTGCCATCATGATTGGTGGTCAGATCCTCATCATGTTTGTTGGTGGTGCCGCCTTCCAGGTGACCCGTATCACTGCCGCCCACTGGGGTGTTTCGATCGTCTCCGGCTTCCTGTCCATCCCCATTGGTGCCATTGTGCGCATTCTGCCGACCAAGCCGTTCGAGAAGGCCCTCATTGCCCTGCGCGTCtaccccgaccccgccaagctcgcccttgtcgaccccgaggacgtggacgacgacgagtcggacgacggATACACGTACAACCCTACTCTGGAGAAGGTTCGCGACAACCTCGCCACGTACGCCCGCTTCCGCGGTGGCCGTATTCGCGCTTCGGCTGTCGCCAAGGGCTCGAGCTACAAGGCCATGAAGAAGGAGGGCGTCCAGCTCCAGAACCTCATGGCCATGatccccgccctcgtcggtggTGCCATTGGTGCCGGCGGGACCTGGGTCATGCCGACCAACACTGCCGGTCTTGCCAACCCCGCGCGCCACGAGCCGAGCAGATCCACTGCGGACCTGTACGCGGGCCGTGTCCAGCTGCACCCGGACACGGACCCCAACGACCCCCTATACGCCAAGTTTGGCCTCGAGCCTCCATCGCCCTCGGGCTACACGTCGCCCAAGACGCCCCTTGGCCCCGTTTCCCCTTTGGCTTCGCCGGCGAAGCCCAAGCCTTAGACTGTCTCCTGCCCGGAAAGATAATGTATATTTGACTTTTATacacgacgacgtgcccgtGTGCGTCTGCCGGTTGTCCACCACATAGAGTTTTGGAGAATGCACTGCATGATGAAGCATTAGCTGTCTAGATTGATTGTTGGGTTGAACCGCCGCTGGCGGAGCCTAGTAGTATGGGCGTAGTAGTCAAAACGtgaggcgctcaaggcgtcGCCTAGTAGTCGAAcgtctcgcgctcgacgccgtacACGTCCTTGGCGACAGACCACCacttgccctgctcgccgccgacgcaccAGCGGCCGGCgaactcgagctcgagggggTGGATGCGCttgccgacaacgacgacagagTGGAGGGGCGCGCCAaactcctcctcgtcaagcgcctcgagctcggcgagcgtgccggcGATGATGCGCTGCGTGGGGGTTCCAATACGCGAGAGGGACATGGCGAGCGTGCGCTCCGGGTCGAggaagcgcggcgcgtccgcagccgcagcgagcacggcctcggcgtcctcgtcgtcgctgtccacTTCGGGGTTGCGCCGTTTTGTCTCGGTGAGCAGCATCTGCTTGAACGCCTGGAAGGGGTTCATGAAGCGCGGGGGCTCGtagacgaggcggccgctgcgagcgagcgcgtcagcgcgagctcctcaaACCAGCTTCACTTCCGCTCGGACTCACCGCGCCATGTTCTCCTCGCTCTGCTCGCGGACCTTGATGTCCAGCAGAACAAGCGTGTGCATCCCGAAGCGCAGGTtctcctcgaggcggtcgtaCCAGCTGTCCGGGGTCCACGAGGCGGTGTAGAACGGCAGGCTGATCGCCTGGCCAAAGTTGTACATCTGCAGTCCGGTGCTCCCGAGCGCCGTCATAATACTCGCGTTGTGGATCGTCTGCGTGGGAAcaccgcgcgcgtcggcgcgcagtAGCAGATCAGTGTGCGTtgtcgcgccgagcgggtcgCCGACCACGAGGAAGGCAATGTCCTTtgtctcggcgtcgcgcaggatgtcgtcggcttccagctcgaccgtctcgcgcgtcgcggtgaTTACTGGGCGGCCGTAGAACTCTTCCTGAATTGGTCAACtccgagcgcagcgaggagTGTGTGATTCTGCTCTGAGAGGGGACGACGAAACGAGCCAGATAGATATGAGGCAAAGGCCCGGaccgcccgctcgccgctccgcGGCTCGCGCACTCACcagcttctccttctcgaccATCAGGATCGACGTGTACGCCTCAAGATACACGCGCTCGCATTTCttgaccgcctcgaggcccttgacAGTAATGTCCTTTTCGTcgctgaggccgaggccgataACGTAGAGCATGGCGGgggagtgggtgggggttgaAAAGTTGAGAGATGGATGAGATTGTTGTGGTGGAGGTTGAGGTCCAACTTGAGATTGAGATTTTGAACGCCTGCCACGCGATCCGCACGTGGCCCTGCCACGAAAGCAAAAGGCAAACCAAAAGGTTAAGCCTAGTATGGGGCTCGAACCCATGACATTTTGATGTCTTAAGTAGTAAGAGTCAAACTATCTACCGACTGATATAACCAGGCATGATCATTTGTTGGAAAGGGGCGCACAGGGCGCACTTTGAGCGCACGGATCGGCTGTGTGACGCGGGGTGGAGttggtcgtcgtgccccaTGCCTCAACACCGATACCTATCGATGCTCTGAATGGTGCGTCAACACCGGTCGGCATTGACTGACCCGTCTGAACCAGGAGAGCCCAAACATGCATGCATATGCATTGCGAGTGTCAATTGAGAATGCTAACCGGATGGGGAGGCCCCATTGCCTTGTTGCCACCCAACGGCTTCATGTGGCAAAAGCGGGGGGGTTGTTTAAGTCACCCAATCTTGGCGATTGATTTCTCGCCCAGTAAcgcgtctcgtcgtcgtcccggAAGTAAAAACAAGGGGGGTCGAGACAATGAagccaccacccagccaggcggCAACCCTTAGTCGTCAACATCAACACACTCTCACACACCGACAGACAGACACCTCGCAacgacacacacactctGCTCGACAACACTCGCGGCACTCGCAAAGCGCACACACGCCAGCCGCAAATGTCCCTCGGTCCCTAAACACCACACACCCATCGACAACCCCGGCATCgacacaacaacaacaacacaaaCAAACATCATCGCCCggaccccacccacccccgaACAACGGCCATGGCGGACCCCGACACCTCTTCGCCGCAGAAGAGCGACatctccacctcggcctcgataTACTCTTACCAGACGCGTCTGATGGGCAAgaccgcgtcctcgcccaccggcgacggcggcgcgggcagctcgagctcggcgtcgcgcatCAACTCGATCCGCGAAAACAGCGGCGTGTCCGGCCTCCGCCGCTCCGGCTCaggcgcgcgcatcgccggCATGGGgcactcggcgcgcggcaagTCGGTCGACCTGGTCCGCGGGCAGTGGGAGGCCAAGATCGAGacggaggcggtggcggcggcagacaAGGTGCAGAACCCTGCAAGCCCCGCCCTTGGCCGCCCGCGTAGCATGCTCCTGCCCAACGAGACGCTCTCGTCCATCtcatcgcgcgcgccggcgccagcgccgaccgCCCCCGCTGCAGACTTCTCGCCTGCTGTGCCTCGCCTGTCGCGCAAGGGCTCGGTTATCGACCGGTGGTCCAAGCACTTGTCAACAGAGGACGCCAAGAGCCCGCTGTCGTCTCTGGCTGGCCCCGAGGCGAACGCGCTCACCCGCcagcctgccgccgcggccccagCTCCTGTCGACACTGAGAGGCCGTTCCCCCGTGCACGCCCTGCGTCTGTCACGTCCGAACCGGCTGTCGCCCCGACACCCGCGGCTCCAGCTGCTGCAgagccgtcgacgaccgaGCCAGCCTTCACTGCCAGACCTCGCCCTCCGTCCATCTCGTCATTCCGCGACATCTCACCCCAGCTCACAGGTACATCATCTACGGTCGGCTCGCTGCGCAACAGGTCCGCTGCCGACACACTCGCGGAGGCGCGCAACAATGCCCGGCGGCGACTCGAGGCGAGGCAGAAGGCAGCTGGAGACTTTGCAGAGGCAAAGGTCGAGCCGGTCGTCGTCccgacgccagcgcctgcgcctgcaccGGCGCCAGTCGTGGACACTGCAGTCAGCCAGCTAGCTGAATCGCTCAAGGAGTCCTCCATCGCCCCGGCCTCGCCAAAGACAGTGGTCAACAGACGCTCCCAGACGTTTGAGAGAACAAAGGCACTTCCAACCTCCCCGTCCACACCAACAAAGGCACTTCCCAACAATTCGACAGGCACCCCGACCAAGACTCCTGGAGGGGCCGAGTCGCCACGGTCGTCACCGTttggcgagcgcctgcgccccgccccccgtCCCGCCGACACGTTGACAGATCCCCAGTTCAAGATCGAGCCGTCGACTCTTAACAAGCGCGCGTCGCAGGAGTTCACCCCCTCGAGCCTCGATAAGCGCACCTCCCAGGAGTTTACCCCTTCGAAGCTGTCCCAGCGTGTGTCGCAGGAGCACACGATCCCAGTTGTTCGTAAGGTCGCCTCGCAGGAGTGGAGCCAGTCAGCCCAGGCCGGATTGAAAAAGGTCGAGCCGAGAGACTCTATCAAGCCGGCACCAGTGTCGACTACGGCCCCTGAATGGACGACGCTTCGAAAGACCGAGTCTCGCGAGTCGATCAAGCCCGCAGCTGCCGCACCGGCCCAGGAGTGGACACCGCCCATTCTCCGCAAGGTCGCTTCGCAGGACCTCAAGCCGACACCGGTCGAGTCTCCGTCCAAGCTGTTGGCCAAGGCCGCACCGGTCGCCACTGCCGCGCCCCGCACCCCCAAGCCTCCTCCATTCGGCGGCGATGTCTTCTCTCCCTCTAAGCCGGGATCCACGTCT
Encoded proteins:
- the pmc1 gene encoding Calcium-transporting ATPase 2; translation: MAPSPPLIITTDLDGPPPAPVTASPSTPSRHRRQQSEVSDPGHLSPSHATGGPWTPGHSPSPSASSVLTPPSPTLTSTSSVHFSEELPTPSSDVGGSIARVAGDNELLAPIGEHGDASSPSTPTHKKNWSVGTWSSRDLSPTVTNDTSVDKKEKKDKKDKAKKHEPPEMAHLDPSKDTTDPTPFREKPSTLAMLVDPKSLDELEKIGGVNGLLEGLGVDPSKGLNTAPVAGHPDHDGRAPRSSGELAAGGGAQYRASIEDRRKVYGRNDLPERKSKSFWRLMWEAFQDKILILLTIVAIISLALGLYQDFKPGPHEVFHDEGCPPEGCQMPKVDWVEGVAICVAIIIVVLVGSVNDWQKERQFKKLNAKRDDRTVKVLRGGNEMVINVQELVVGDIALVEPGEVIPVDGVFVRGHGVRCDESAATGESDTIKKSTYEECLAERAKLGEGKTLKTDCFMLSGSKVLDGVGEYVVIAVGTTSFNGRIMMAMRTDTESTPLQLKLNHLAGLIAWFGGISGIFLFVALMIRFFVQLKGMKSPSDDNLPATPNDKANVFINILVISFTLVVVAVPEGLPLAVTLALAFATKRMTAQNLLVRVLGACETMGHATVVCTDKTGTLTQNVMSIVAGSLGVHGKFVRNMDENIERSIADTEDHDQADFSFDMNEMNEVASPELKTLFNEAICVNSTAFEDVIDGEDQFVGSKTETALLRFAKELGWENYKKVRDSAEIVQMIPFSSELKAMGVVVKTTAGKYRLYIKGASEVLAKNCTRYVVVSPTTVPGIETAAFNDATKNNIAKTIIFYADQTLRTLAIGYREFESWPPKGTPEGTGPDQVPFTLLSRDLTLIAVVGIEDPLRPGVTQAVAECQHAGVGVKMVTGDNVLTARSIARQCGIFTPGGIVMEGPVYRKLSDADRLEISPRLQILARSSPEDKKLLVKTLKSMGEIVGVTGDGTNDGPALKLANVGFAMGIAGTEVAKEASDIILMDDSFANIVVAVMWGRCVNDSVKKFLQFQLSVNVTAVLITFISAVSSEKESSVLTAVQLLWVNLIMDTFAALALATDPATRKSLDRPPERKNAPLINVDMIKMIIIQAIYQVILCLVLHFRGHDILNLTHTPRNDARLRALVFNCFVFCQIFNMINCRRLDRKFNIFEGMFKNIWFMTILAIMIGGQILIMFVGGAAFQVTRITAAHWGVSIVSGFLSIPIGAIVRILPTKPFEKALIALRVYPDPAKLALVDPEDVDDDESDDGYTYNPTLEKVRDNLATYARFRGGRIRASAVAKGSSYKAMKKEGVQLQNLMAMIPALVGGAIGAGGTWVMPTNTAGLANPARHEPSRSTADLYAGRVQLHPDTDPNDPLYAKFGLEPPSPSGYTSPKTPLGPVSPLASPAKPKP
- the dph5 gene encoding Diphthine methyl ester synthase, producing the protein MLYVIGLGLSDEKDITVKGLEAVKKCERVYLEAYTSILMVEKEKLEEFYGRPVITATRETVELEADDILRDAETKDIAFLVVGDPLGATTHTDLLLRADARGVPTQTIHNASIMTALGSTGLQMYNFGQAISLPFYTASWTPDSWYDRLEENLRFGMHTLVLLDIKVREQSEENMARGRLVYEPPRFMNPFQAFKQMLLTETKRRNPEVDSDDEDAEAVLAAAADAPRFLDPERTLAMSLSRIGTPTQRIIAGTLAELEALDEEEFGAPLHSVVVVGKRIHPLELEFAGRWCVGGEQGKWWSVAKDVYGVERETFDY